CTGGCCCTGCACCTGTCCCGGGGCGAGGCGCGGCTGGTCGGACTGAACATCGGGGTGCTGGCGGCGGCCGCGGTCACGGCCTGGCTCGGAACCGTCTGGCTCTGACCGCAGGGGCGGCCCGGCCGCTCACCGCGCGACTGGCGGATCACCTGGGGCGTCGGCCGGTGACGGCGGCGGCCCCGTCACCAGTGGCCGGGGCGGTCCAGCGCGGCCGGGAGCCGGGTGTCGCGGTCGCCCTTCGCGGCGTTGAGCTGGGCCTGGGTGAGGAAGATGCTGCCGGTGAGGTCCGCGCCGCCGAGACGGGCGTCGCGCAGGTCGGCCCCGATCAGGTCGGCCAGCCGGAGGTCCGCGCCGCGCAGGTCGGCGCCGATCAGATAGGCCCCGCGCAGGTTGGCGCCGCGCAGGTCCGCGCCCTTGAGCCGGGCTCCGATCAAGTCGGCGCCCCGGCGTTCCCGTCGGCGTCCCGGAGCCTGGGCCCGGACCAGTTCGCTGGTGCGCAGCAGCAGCGCGTTGACCCGCTCGCGGTGGGCCGGGAGGTCCAGGGCGGCCAGCGCCTCCGGACCGCCCTGGGTGAGGTCCTCGGTCTCGGCGCGGAGCTGGGCGAGGTCGCTGTGCAGCGGCCGGGCCGGCTCCAGGGTGAGCGCCTCGGTCAGGTACCAGAGCAGTTCGTGGAGTTGGCGCATCAGCGGGAAGGCGTCGAACATCCGGCGGGCGGTGTCGGCGTCCTGCCGCCAGTCCCGGCCGCCGAAGGTGAGTTGGGAGACCTTCTGGCCGGCGCCGAAGCAGTCGTAGACGGTGCAGCCGGTGAAGCCGCTCTGCCGCAGTCGGGCGTGGATGCCGCAGCCGAAGTCCGGCTGGAGGTTGGCACAGGGCGTTCCGGCGGGCTTGCTGACCGCGAAGTCGGAGGAGGCGGTGAACACGAGGGCGACACAGCACAGCCCGAAGCAGTTGCCGCAGTCCGCCCTCAGGTCGGACGGGCCGGTTCCCGCACTGTCGTTGTCGTCCACCTGTGCCGCTCTCCTCGTCGGACGGTTCTCCGCCACCATCCGGTGGTGCACTGAGTACACCAAACACCGGCGGTCCGCGTCCACGCGGCAGGGCACCGGAGGACGCGGATCGCCGCAGGTCGGGCCTGCGAGGGGTTACTCGGCGGCGTCCTGATGGGGGTACATGGACAAGGGGCGGGTGGCTGCGGAGTTGCCGGGGGGTGGAGGACCGGTCAGATCACGATCGGGCCGTTGGCCGTGGCGAACTCGACGCTGACCAGCCCGGTCTCCTCGCCGTCGGACCAGGTGACCTGGGTCTCGTCGAGCGGATGGTCGTGGTCGGCCAGGGTGCCCAGGAAGTCCTCGACGATCTTCGGGTCACCGGAGATCAGCAGCCCGTCGATCCTGGTCGCGGTGCGCGGGGAGGCCGAGGGGATCTCCTCGGGGTCCACCAGCCACTGCAGGAAGTAGGGCAGCTGCGGGTCCTCGATCAGGTCGCGGACGCCGATCTGGCGCCAGCGCAGGTCGAAGCCGTCGGGGCGGACCCGGTGGCCGTCGTCGGCGGTCCGGCCGAGCCGGGCCTCGATCGGGGCGATGTCGTCGACGCCCACCACCCAGCCGAGCCAGCCACCGCCGGCCTCGGCCCGCTGGGCGACGGCGCGGCCGAAGAGCGCACGGTCCGCCGCCGGGTGGTCGAGGGTGGTCACCACCTCGACATAGGTGCCGCCGGCCAGCGGGAGCACGAAGTTGCGGGTTCCGAAGCGCGGGTGGACACCCCCGTCCGTGAACGATGCGCCGAGCGCCGAGCCGAGCCATTGGACCGTGGAGACGAAGCTGTCCCGGGCCACTGCGTAGGAGACGTGGTCGAGTCGCATAGCGCCATCATGACCCCGCTGACCTGCGGCGCACCTCCTTGTGCGGTCGCCACGCCGGGGCGGCCCGTCCCGTTCCCGCGTCTGGCGCAGCGCCGGGAGGGTTCCGGCGCGGGTCCGGGCCGGCGCACGAGCGGGCCGCGGGTGGCGCGGGAGGAGGGCGGGGCGGCTGGGACGGCCGGGACGGAGCACCCGCGCATCGTGACCCGATCGTGTCCATGGCAGCCTCCCGGGCGTCGCCGGCGGCCGGCGTCCGACCGCCGCGCACCGCTGATGGATCGTCAGGCGGCCCGTCCCGATGCGCTCCTGCGGGCGGTCGGGAGACCGTCCGCATACGGGCTTTCCGGGGTCCCGGTCGGCCCCGCCGGGGGTCGTTCCCGGGGTCGGTCGCGGGCTTCGAAGGGGCATTTGACCTGCGGTGACCGATAGGTGACGGGAAGGCGGCCGGTGGCTGACGGCCAAGCAGACGGTCGGGTTCCCGTTGGGTCTTGTCGAGTCATTGTCAACTCACTATGGTTCTCGCCAAGCTGCCACCCCGGAACGGGGAGGCAGCGGGTTCCCCCTGCGGACCACCCCTCGTAGGAGTTGCCCAGCCTTGCGCGGCCGCACCACGCATGTCCCCGGTCCAACCATTCCTGGAGGCAGTACGTTGCGTACCAACCCGCTGACCATGTCCCCCCGCCGGATCATCCTCCCGCTGCTCGGCACGGCCGCGCTGGCCTTCAGCGGCCTCGCCGCGGCCGCTCCCGCCGGGGCGGCGACCACCGCCGCGCACGGCACGGCCTCCTGGGTCCGATCCTGTGCCATGGTCCGCACCGCTGGTGAGATGGCCTGCAATGCGCTGCGCGTCACCAACACGACCGAGCACGTCCACGCGATGGGGATCACCCCCAACGCCACCCCCTCCGGCTACGGCCCCAGCAGCCTGCTGAGCGCCTACAACCTCCCGGCCGGCGGCGGCAGCGGCCAGACCGTCGCCATCGTCGACGCCTACAACGACCCCAACGCCGCCACCGACCTGGCCACCTACCGCTCCCAGTACGGGCTTCCCGCCTGCACCGTCGCCAGCGGCTGCTTCAAGCAGGTCAGCCAGACCGGCAGCACCACCTCGCTGCCCACCGCCAACGCCGGCTGGGCCGAGGAGGAGTCCCTCGACATCGACATGGTCTCGGCGATAGCCCCCGACGCCCACATCATCCTGGTCGAGGCCAAGTCGGCGACCACCGCCAACCTCGGCACCGCCGTCAACGAGGCGGTCGCCCTCGGCGCCAAGTTCGTCTCCAACAGCTACGGCGGCTCGGAGTCCAGCTCCGACCCGAGCTACGACACCAAGTACTACAACCACCCCGGCGTCGACATCACCGCCAGCTCGGGTGACGACGGCTACGGCGTCGAGTACCCGGCCGCCTCGCAGTACGTCACCGCGGTCGGCGGCACCTCGCTCAGCACCGCCTCCAACGCCCGCGGCTGGACCGAGTCGGTCTGGTCCACCTCGTCCACCGAGGGCGCGGGCTCCGGCTGCTCCGCCTACGACGCCAAGCCCAGCTGGCAGAAGGACACCGGCTGCTCCAAGCGGACCGTGGCCGACGTCTCGGCGGTCGCCGACCCGGCCACCGGTGTCGCGGTGTACGACAACTACGGCGGCGACCCGGGCTGGGAGGTCTTCGGCGGCACCAGCGTCGCCTCCCCGCTGATCGCCTCGGTCTACGCGGACGCCGGCGCCTCCAGCGCCAACTACGCGGCGGCCGGCCTCTACGCCGACCCGTCCGGCCTGTGGGACGTCACCACCGGCTCCACCGCCAGCTGCTCCCCGGCCTACCTCTGCACCGCCGAGGTCGGCTACGACGGCCCGACCGGGCTGGGCACCCCGGACGGCCTGGGCGCCTTCAAGGGCTGATCCAGGGCTCCTGACCCGCAGTCGACAGCCGGGTCCCGACCGCGTCCAGCGCGGTCGGGACCCGGCTGTCGTGCGCCGGGCGGCGCCCCGGCCCCGCCGCACCCTGCGGTGAGACCCGGGCGTCAGTTCGAGGCCGTAGCATGAGCACAAATCAGGCCCTCCCGAGGAGCGATGATGGTGCATCCGCGAGCAGGACAGCCGGCGCGACCCAGTGACCTGGTCGACATCGCCAGACTGGTGACCGACTACTACACCCTCACCCCCGACCCGGCCGACCCCGCCCAACGGGTCGCCTTCGGCACCTCCGGCCATCGGGGATCCGCCTCGGCCACCGCCTTCAACGAGGACCACATCGCCGCGACCAGCCAGGCGATCTGCGAGTACCGCGCCGCCCGGGGCACGACCGGCCCGCTGTTCCTCGGCATCGACCCGCACGCCCTGTCCGAGCCCGCGCGCGCCACCGCGCTGGAGGTCCTCGCCGCCAACGGCGTCACCGTGCTGCTCGACACCGAGGACGGCTACACGCCCACCCCCTCCGTCTCGCTGGCGATCCTCGCCCACAACCGGGGGCGCACCGACGGCCCCGGCCTGGCCGACGGGATCGTGGTCACCCCCTCGCACAACCCGCCCGCCGACGGCGGCTTCAAGTACAACCCGCCGCACGGCGGCCCGGCGGACGGGGCCGCGACCGGCTGGATCCAGGACCGGGCCAACGCGATCCTGGAGAAGGGCGGCGCCGAGGTCCGGCGGGTCCCCTACAGCCGTGCCCTGGCCGCCGACACCACCGGCAGGTACGACTTCCTCGGCGCCTACAGCGCCGCCCTGCCGTCCGTCGTCGACCTGGACGCCGTCCGCTCGGCCGGGGTCAGGATCGGCGCCGACCCGCTCGGCGGAGCCTCCGTCGGCTACTGGGGGCGGATCGCCGAGGAGCACCGGCTCGACCTCACCGTGGTGAACCCGGAGACCGACCCCACCTGGCGCTTCATGACCCTGGACTGGGACGGGAAGATCCGGATGGACTGCTCCTCGCCCTACGCGATGGCCTCGCTCATCGAGCGGCGCGCCGACTACCAGATCGCCACCGGCAACGACGCCGACGCGGACCGGCACGGCATCGTCACCCCCGACGCCGGGCTGATGAACCCCAACCACTACCTGGCCGTCGCCCTCTCCTACCTCTTCACCCACCGTCAGGACTGGTCCCCGGCGGCCGGGATCGGCAAGACCCTGGTCTCCTCCTCGATGATCGACCGGGTCGCCGCCGACCTGGGCCGGAAACTGGTCGAGGTCCCGGTCGGCTTCAAGTGGTTCGTCGACGGGCTGCTCGGCGGCGAGGTCGCCTTCGGCGGGGAGGAGTCCGCCGGGGCCTCGTTCCTGCGCCGTGACGGCAGCCCCTGGACCACCGACAAGGACGGCATCCTGCTGGCGCTGCTGGCCTCCGAGATCATCGCGGTGACCGGGCAGAGCCCGTCCCAGCACTACACCGCGCTGACCGCGCGCTTCGGGGACCCCGCCTACGCCCGGGTCGACGCCCCGGCCACCCGCGAGCAGAAGGCCGTCCTGGCGGCGCTCTCGCCCGAACGGGTACCCGCCGGCGACCTGGCCGGCGAGCCGGTCACGGCGGTGCTCACCCGCGCGCCCGGCAACGGCGCGGCCATCGGCGGGCTCAAGGTCTGCACCGAGAACGCCTGGTTCGCGGCGCGCCCCTCCGGCACCGAGGACGTCTACAAGATCTACGCGGAGAGCTTCCTCGGCCCGGACCACCTGACCCGGGTCCAGGACGAGGCCCGGCAACTGGTCGCCGAGGTGCTGGCGGACTGAGCCGTCGGCCGACCCGGCCCCGGCGGCGCGCTACCGGCGCGCGTCGCCGGGGCCGGGCTGCTCCGTCGGCGGTGTGTCGGCCCCGGGCGTGTCGGCCCCGGAGGTGTCGGCCCCGGTCCTGTCCGGGGCCGGGTCCGACGGCCCCTGCGGGCCGGACTGCGGTCGGGGGCGGCGGCGCTGCAGCAGGGCCGGAAGCATGGACACCAGCACCACCGTGCCCACCAGCGGCAGCAGGTAGTTCTCCACGCCGGGGACCGCCGCGCCCAGCCAGAACCCGGCCAGCACCAGGCTCTGCGTCCAGGCCAGCCCGCCGACCACCTGCCACAGGGTGAAGGTCCGCACCGGGACCTGGAGCATCCCGGCCGCCGGGCCGAGGACGCTGCGCACCATCGGCACGAAGCGGCTGATGACGATCGCCTTGCGGTAGCCGTAGCGGGAGAGCATCTCCTCGCTGCGGGCCAGGACCGCCTTCAGCTTGCGGCTGTTCATCTGCGTCAGCGCGGCCTGGCCGCCCCGTCGGCCCAGGTAGTAGCTGAACTGGGTGCCGGCCAGCGAGCCCACCGCCGCACAGAGCAGCACCTGCCACAGCGTCAACTGCGGCCCCTTGGTCACCTCGGTGGCGCAGAAGACTCCGGCCGGGAAGAGCAGGGTGTCGCCCGGCACGAAGA
The Streptacidiphilus albus JL83 genome window above contains:
- the pgm gene encoding phosphoglucomutase (alpha-D-glucose-1,6-bisphosphate-dependent): MVHPRAGQPARPSDLVDIARLVTDYYTLTPDPADPAQRVAFGTSGHRGSASATAFNEDHIAATSQAICEYRAARGTTGPLFLGIDPHALSEPARATALEVLAANGVTVLLDTEDGYTPTPSVSLAILAHNRGRTDGPGLADGIVVTPSHNPPADGGFKYNPPHGGPADGAATGWIQDRANAILEKGGAEVRRVPYSRALAADTTGRYDFLGAYSAALPSVVDLDAVRSAGVRIGADPLGGASVGYWGRIAEEHRLDLTVVNPETDPTWRFMTLDWDGKIRMDCSSPYAMASLIERRADYQIATGNDADADRHGIVTPDAGLMNPNHYLAVALSYLFTHRQDWSPAAGIGKTLVSSSMIDRVAADLGRKLVEVPVGFKWFVDGLLGGEVAFGGEESAGASFLRRDGSPWTTDKDGILLALLASEIIAVTGQSPSQHYTALTARFGDPAYARVDAPATREQKAVLAALSPERVPAGDLAGEPVTAVLTRAPGNGAAIGGLKVCTENAWFAARPSGTEDVYKIYAESFLGPDHLTRVQDEARQLVAEVLAD
- a CDS encoding VOC family protein, encoding MRLDHVSYAVARDSFVSTVQWLGSALGASFTDGGVHPRFGTRNFVLPLAGGTYVEVVTTLDHPAADRALFGRAVAQRAEAGGGWLGWVVGVDDIAPIEARLGRTADDGHRVRPDGFDLRWRQIGVRDLIEDPQLPYFLQWLVDPEEIPSASPRTATRIDGLLISGDPKIVEDFLGTLADHDHPLDETQVTWSDGEETGLVSVEFATANGPIVI
- a CDS encoding DedA family protein; amino-acid sequence: MNAALLAVNPTSGSSLLSSFGALAVLVVTFMESGLLVVGFFVPGDTLLFPAGVFCATEVTKGPQLTLWQVLLCAAVGSLAGTQFSYYLGRRGGQAALTQMNSRKLKAVLARSEEMLSRYGYRKAIVISRFVPMVRSVLGPAAGMLQVPVRTFTLWQVVGGLAWTQSLVLAGFWLGAAVPGVENYLLPLVGTVVLVSMLPALLQRRRPRPQSGPQGPSDPAPDRTGADTSGADTPGADTPPTEQPGPGDARR
- a CDS encoding pentapeptide repeat-containing protein, translating into MDDNDSAGTGPSDLRADCGNCFGLCCVALVFTASSDFAVSKPAGTPCANLQPDFGCGIHARLRQSGFTGCTVYDCFGAGQKVSQLTFGGRDWRQDADTARRMFDAFPLMRQLHELLWYLTEALTLEPARPLHSDLAQLRAETEDLTQGGPEALAALDLPAHRERVNALLLRTSELVRAQAPGRRRERRGADLIGARLKGADLRGANLRGAYLIGADLRGADLRLADLIGADLRDARLGGADLTGSIFLTQAQLNAAKGDRDTRLPAALDRPGHW
- a CDS encoding S53 family peptidase, with the translated sequence MSPRRIILPLLGTAALAFSGLAAAAPAGAATTAAHGTASWVRSCAMVRTAGEMACNALRVTNTTEHVHAMGITPNATPSGYGPSSLLSAYNLPAGGGSGQTVAIVDAYNDPNAATDLATYRSQYGLPACTVASGCFKQVSQTGSTTSLPTANAGWAEEESLDIDMVSAIAPDAHIILVEAKSATTANLGTAVNEAVALGAKFVSNSYGGSESSSDPSYDTKYYNHPGVDITASSGDDGYGVEYPAASQYVTAVGGTSLSTASNARGWTESVWSTSSTEGAGSGCSAYDAKPSWQKDTGCSKRTVADVSAVADPATGVAVYDNYGGDPGWEVFGGTSVASPLIASVYADAGASSANYAAAGLYADPSGLWDVTTGSTASCSPAYLCTAEVGYDGPTGLGTPDGLGAFKG